A genomic region of Jeotgalibaca ciconiae contains the following coding sequences:
- a CDS encoding GNAT family N-acetyltransferase codes for MDFQVKRNIQDINWAEVNQLLKGFGLTNHTVLETKFVFEHSQEVVFILLDNQLIGCGRALTDYIAQAAIYNIAVDKDYQGQGIGKFIIKTFVDHLSKCNITLYTHPNTVSWYKQLGFESMKTGMAIYHESHIEELRKMNFV; via the coding sequence ATGGATTTTCAAGTAAAACGAAACATACAAGACATCAACTGGGCGGAAGTAAATCAGCTTTTAAAAGGATTTGGATTGACTAATCACACGGTTCTGGAGACAAAATTTGTCTTTGAACATAGTCAGGAAGTGGTATTTATTCTCTTGGATAATCAGCTGATTGGGTGTGGACGTGCACTGACTGATTATATTGCTCAAGCGGCGATCTATAATATCGCTGTTGACAAGGACTATCAAGGACAGGGAATCGGAAAGTTTATTATTAAGACGTTTGTTGATCATCTTTCGAAATGTAACATTACATTGTATACTCATCCAAACACGGTTAGCTGGTATAAACAGTTAGGTTTTGAATCTATGAAAACAGGAATGGCGATTTATCATGAGAGTCATATTGAAGAACTAAGAAAAATGAATTTTGTGTAG
- a CDS encoding amidohydrolase, with product MNVSEELLAEIISIRKDIHQYPELSGEEYRTTEVIKSFLKERSIPILPLDLATGVVAEIGKEGPVIALRADIDALPITESTQLSYQSKVQGVMHACGHDFHTASLLGAAAILKEREEKLKGRIRLIFQPAEEQNLGARQVIEAGALEGVEQIIGYHNKPDLPIGTIGLKSGHLMAAVDQFEVIITGVGTHAAAPHNGNDPLVTASQIVTSLQTIVSRHVSPLDTVVVSVTKIDGGNTWNVIPESVVLKGTIRTFKEDIQQKTKQLFEQIVTAYAGAVNQKSEIIWIPSPPSVHNDLILTEQVKEAVSIFADIVEPEVTLGGEDFAFYQQEIPGIFAFIGTGAPYEWHHPNFLVQDEALVYAIQYYLYSATHIINHLKATSKKRLTEEALH from the coding sequence GTGAATGTATCAGAAGAATTGTTAGCAGAAATCATCTCGATTCGTAAAGATATTCATCAATACCCAGAACTTTCTGGAGAAGAGTATCGAACGACGGAAGTCATCAAGTCATTTTTGAAAGAAAGAAGTATTCCCATTCTTCCATTGGATCTAGCAACAGGTGTAGTAGCGGAAATCGGGAAAGAAGGACCCGTTATTGCATTACGTGCAGATATTGATGCTTTACCAATTACAGAAAGTACACAATTATCTTATCAATCAAAAGTACAAGGAGTTATGCATGCGTGCGGGCATGATTTTCATACTGCATCACTTTTAGGAGCAGCTGCTATTTTGAAAGAACGAGAAGAGAAGCTGAAAGGACGTATTCGCTTAATCTTTCAGCCGGCAGAGGAACAAAATCTTGGGGCCAGACAAGTGATTGAAGCAGGAGCTTTAGAAGGTGTAGAACAAATCATTGGCTACCATAATAAACCGGATTTACCAATAGGAACGATAGGACTCAAGTCTGGACATTTGATGGCGGCAGTTGACCAATTTGAAGTGATTATCACAGGCGTTGGTACGCATGCAGCTGCCCCGCATAATGGGAATGATCCTTTAGTAACCGCAAGTCAAATTGTGACAAGCTTACAAACTATTGTGAGTCGTCACGTTTCTCCCCTAGATACGGTGGTGGTCAGTGTTACAAAAATTGATGGTGGAAACACATGGAATGTCATTCCAGAATCAGTTGTTTTAAAAGGAACGATTCGAACATTTAAAGAAGATATTCAACAAAAAACGAAACAGCTTTTTGAACAAATTGTAACCGCCTATGCTGGAGCAGTAAACCAAAAAAGTGAGATTATTTGGATACCGAGCCCTCCTTCTGTCCATAATGATTTAATATTAACCGAACAAGTAAAAGAAGCAGTTTCGATTTTTGCAGATATTGTCGAGCCTGAAGTAACGCTTGGAGGAGAAGACTTTGCTTTTTATCAACAGGAAATACCTGGAATCTTTGCTTTTATCGGGACAGGTGCCCCCTATGAATGGCATCATCCCAATTTTTTAGTTCAAGATGAGGCGTTGGTATACGCAATTCAATATTATCTCTATTCTGCAACACATATCATTAATCATCTGAAAGCAACTTCTAAAAAAAGACTTACAGAAGAGGCTCTCCATTGA
- a CDS encoding PilW family protein codes for MRRWKPISRLRSKMLEIDLVEEEGMTLVELLASLTLLSVVILLVGSIHIFGQKQYVKQASEASQANELSAGLSSMSRELRGLSADKVAIEEGAIYVDGTILFELVGNQIISKGTAIIAENIERFGCEKSEDGSSIELTLMGENLEEYVTMIYFRGE; via the coding sequence ATGCGCAGATGGAAACCTATCTCACGCTTGAGAAGCAAGATGCTGGAGATTGATTTAGTCGAGGAAGAAGGGATGACACTCGTTGAATTGTTGGCTAGTTTGACCCTCTTATCAGTAGTCATCTTACTTGTAGGATCGATTCATATCTTCGGTCAGAAGCAGTATGTCAAGCAAGCTTCTGAAGCAAGTCAGGCCAATGAGTTATCAGCAGGTTTATCTTCAATGTCTAGGGAATTACGCGGGCTATCAGCTGATAAAGTAGCAATTGAAGAAGGGGCAATTTATGTAGATGGCACAATCCTTTTTGAATTAGTCGGTAATCAAATTATTTCAAAAGGAACAGCAATCATTGCGGAGAACATCGAACGTTTTGGCTGCGAAAAATCTGAAGATGGTTCCTCAATTGAATTGACACTCATGGGTGAAAATCTAGAAGAATATGTGACCATGATTTACTTTAGAGGTGAGTAA
- a CDS encoding LysR family transcriptional regulator: MNIQQCRYVVTIAKAGSFSEAAKQLFVTQPSLSSAIKDLEIELGVRIFLRSKSGVRLTEEGSDFLVYANRILDQVNLLEKRYRTNFKKDFTITTQRYDFLSQPFLEVIEQFKDDYQNFHLVETTTQKNLESVRDFKSELGILYIDEGNRRVLERYFQQEGLQFEPLGDFQTQIFLRQDHPLATKNEITRQDLWDYPQVRFSQEEQSAPDFNEDPIEAYESQPVIYTNDRGTLMNLLCESDAYASGLGIVDGFINQHIVLKPLVDATTHTLGIVTNSKRALTPIAKLFMEKVKVTLLRRECVIIK; encoded by the coding sequence ATGAATATTCAACAATGTCGATATGTCGTAACGATTGCTAAAGCTGGGAGTTTTAGTGAAGCAGCAAAACAATTATTTGTGACACAACCAAGTTTATCCAGTGCTATTAAAGATTTAGAAATTGAATTAGGTGTTCGTATATTTTTACGCTCGAAATCAGGGGTTCGATTGACAGAAGAAGGCAGTGATTTTCTCGTTTATGCCAATCGTATTTTGGATCAAGTGAACTTATTAGAAAAACGCTATCGAACGAATTTCAAGAAGGATTTTACGATTACAACACAACGGTATGATTTTTTATCTCAGCCTTTTTTAGAAGTAATCGAACAATTTAAAGATGACTATCAGAATTTTCACTTAGTAGAAACAACTACTCAAAAAAATCTAGAGAGTGTCCGAGACTTCAAAAGTGAATTAGGCATTCTTTATATAGATGAAGGGAATCGCCGTGTATTAGAACGTTATTTTCAACAAGAAGGATTACAGTTCGAGCCATTAGGAGATTTTCAAACACAAATTTTTTTACGACAAGATCATCCACTTGCAACAAAAAATGAAATCACACGCCAAGATTTATGGGATTATCCACAAGTTCGATTCAGTCAAGAAGAACAAAGCGCACCTGATTTTAATGAAGACCCGATTGAAGCTTACGAATCACAACCGGTCATTTATACCAATGATCGAGGAACGCTTATGAATTTGCTGTGTGAATCAGATGCTTACGCTTCTGGTTTGGGGATTGTAGATGGATTCATCAATCAACACATCGTTTTGAAACCGTTAGTGGACGCAACTACTCACACCCTGGGAATTGTCACGAATTCAAAACGTGCACTTACACCCATAGCAAAGCTGTTTATGGAAAAAGTAAAAGTGACTTTATTGAGAAGAGAGTGTGTCATCATAAAATAG
- a CDS encoding EAL domain-containing protein gives MSSNAIKEKIDDLYFVFQPIIQAVSSLEQDVCSYEVLLRSKENSSFPFELFMTLIADEDSNELLLEQYTEMVYDYMERIPNADLSLNLHPQQLTYESTWEFLKSIQMYSDRITIEFTEFPPEDYTRRVFSTRQWMNQINEMGFTIALDDVDCGLNSMQFVMEHIDVLSSIKFSILPFRKMNRSTLLHFLKGWIEIARHHQVKLVVEAVEDAELAAKLHEMGVIFQQGYFWGRGRRL, from the coding sequence TTGAGTTCAAATGCGATAAAAGAAAAGATAGATGATTTGTATTTTGTTTTTCAACCTATCATCCAAGCTGTATCTTCACTAGAACAAGATGTATGTTCTTATGAAGTCTTATTACGATCAAAAGAAAATTCTTCCTTTCCTTTTGAACTATTTATGACGTTAATAGCAGATGAGGATAGTAATGAATTGCTATTAGAACAATACACTGAGATGGTATATGATTATATGGAAAGAATACCAAATGCTGACTTATCACTCAATCTACATCCTCAACAACTAACTTATGAGTCCACTTGGGAGTTTTTAAAATCGATTCAAATGTATAGTGACCGGATCACGATTGAATTTACCGAGTTTCCACCAGAGGATTATACTAGAAGAGTTTTTTCAACAAGACAGTGGATGAACCAAATCAATGAAATGGGTTTTACAATTGCATTGGATGATGTAGATTGTGGTCTGAATAGTATGCAATTTGTCATGGAACATATTGATGTCCTCTCTAGTATAAAGTTTTCAATCCTGCCTTTTCGAAAGATGAATAGAAGTACATTGCTTCATTTTCTGAAGGGATGGATAGAAATAGCCAGGCACCATCAAGTCAAGCTGGTAGTTGAAGCAGTAGAAGATGCAGAACTAGCTGCTAAGTTACACGAGATGGGCGTTATTTTTCAACAGGGCTATTTTTGGGGGAGAGGAAGAAGGCTGTAA
- a CDS encoding amino acid ABC transporter ATP-binding protein produces MIQIKNLTKTFHQNTVLNDISFDILPGQVVAIIGSSGAGKSTLLRSLNFLEQGESGTIQLNNFHLDIAQAKKVDVLQLRKLTAMVFQQFNLFQQKTALENVMEGLVIVKGLPKQEAKEIAEQQLKKVGMIERADFYPKHLSGGQQQRVAIARALAMQPELLLLDEPTSALDPELVGEVLDTIKKAAKEGNTMLLVSHEMNFVRKVADRVLFLDQGKIIESGTAEEVFEHPKQERTKQFLSTYYRDHIHKLAI; encoded by the coding sequence ATGATACAGATTAAAAACTTAACAAAAACATTTCATCAAAATACGGTGTTGAATGATATCTCATTTGATATTTTGCCGGGACAAGTAGTGGCGATTATTGGTTCATCGGGTGCTGGGAAATCAACTTTGTTACGCTCGCTTAATTTCCTTGAGCAAGGAGAGTCTGGTACGATTCAGCTAAATAATTTCCACTTAGATATCGCCCAAGCAAAGAAAGTTGATGTTTTACAATTGAGAAAATTAACGGCAATGGTTTTTCAGCAGTTTAACCTTTTTCAACAGAAGACAGCTTTAGAAAATGTGATGGAAGGATTAGTGATTGTAAAAGGTCTTCCTAAGCAAGAGGCAAAAGAAATTGCAGAGCAACAGCTGAAAAAAGTTGGTATGATTGAGCGGGCAGACTTTTATCCAAAACATCTTTCCGGCGGTCAACAACAACGTGTAGCTATTGCACGTGCTTTAGCAATGCAACCAGAATTATTACTACTAGATGAACCAACCTCTGCACTTGATCCGGAATTAGTAGGCGAAGTTTTGGATACCATAAAAAAAGCGGCAAAAGAAGGAAACACCATGTTACTAGTATCTCACGAAATGAATTTTGTGCGTAAAGTTGCTGACCGTGTCCTATTTTTAGATCAAGGGAAAATCATCGAATCCGGCACTGCTGAAGAAGTCTTTGAACACCCAAAACAAGAACGAACCAAGCAGTTTTTGTCTACTTATTATCGAGATCATATTCATAAACTTGCTATTTAA
- a CDS encoding ABC transporter ATP-binding protein, giving the protein MYKTIVKSLRQYKKPSYLTMLFMALEVSTEIFIPFLMAKVLDKGLLTGDIQYVLKIGSLMFVIACLSMLFGVLGGKYSSDSAVGFSTNLRQDIYKNIQTFAFDNIDKYSSSSLITRLTTDISNIQMAFQMILKTIIRAPFMIVFAFIMAGYTNFKLALNILLVVPILGIVLIGLVYKVHPYFIKVFKKYDRLNRTVQENINGVRVVKSFVREEKEIERFKDSSEDIKRLFMKAEKIIALNSPVMQIAIYSTLLLVYWFGARYVVGGSMTTGELTSFITYMMQILNSLMMISMIFVMIVISEASVERVAEVLTEKASLTNPENAVTTIENGDIEFRNVQFKYNLLSEEADLDNINLTIRSGETIGIIGGTGSGKSTLIQLIPRLYDTTEGEVYVSGRNVKEYDLVTLRDQIAMVLQKNVLFSGTISENLRWGDQTASDEEIKRVAELAQADSFVEAFPDGYETQLDQGGTNVSGGQKQRLTIARALLKKPRILILDDSTSAVDTKTDAYIRRSFSQEIPNTTKIIVAQRISSIQDSDRIIVLNEGKIDGIGTHEELLGNNAIYKEVYESQVKGGTIIEE; this is encoded by the coding sequence ATGTATAAAACAATCGTGAAATCATTACGGCAATATAAGAAGCCGTCTTATTTAACCATGCTTTTTATGGCATTGGAAGTTTCAACGGAAATATTTATTCCTTTTCTAATGGCAAAAGTTTTAGATAAAGGATTATTAACAGGTGATATCCAATACGTATTAAAAATAGGTTCTTTAATGTTTGTCATTGCCTGTCTATCAATGCTGTTTGGTGTTTTGGGAGGAAAGTATTCATCAGATTCAGCAGTTGGTTTTTCCACCAACCTACGCCAAGACATCTACAAGAATATTCAAACTTTTGCATTCGATAACATTGATAAGTATTCATCCTCGAGTCTGATTACTCGTTTAACCACGGATATCTCTAACATCCAAATGGCCTTTCAAATGATTTTAAAAACCATAATACGAGCGCCTTTTATGATTGTTTTTGCCTTTATAATGGCGGGTTATACGAACTTTAAACTAGCGTTAAATATCTTGTTAGTAGTACCTATTTTAGGAATCGTACTAATAGGGCTCGTTTATAAAGTCCATCCTTATTTTATTAAAGTTTTTAAAAAGTATGATCGCTTGAATAGAACAGTACAAGAGAATATCAACGGAGTCCGAGTAGTAAAATCATTTGTTCGGGAAGAAAAAGAGATTGAAAGATTCAAAGATTCATCGGAAGATATCAAACGTCTTTTTATGAAAGCAGAAAAAATTATTGCCTTAAATTCACCTGTTATGCAGATTGCTATTTATTCTACTTTACTATTGGTGTACTGGTTCGGTGCAAGATATGTGGTGGGCGGAAGTATGACTACTGGTGAGTTGACGAGCTTCATTACTTATATGATGCAAATTCTAAATAGCTTAATGATGATTTCCATGATTTTTGTCATGATTGTTATTTCAGAAGCATCGGTAGAGAGAGTTGCGGAGGTTCTTACAGAGAAGGCATCTCTTACAAATCCGGAAAATGCTGTGACAACGATTGAAAATGGCGATATTGAATTTAGAAATGTTCAATTCAAATACAATCTACTCTCTGAGGAAGCTGATTTGGATAACATTAATTTAACAATTCGTTCCGGTGAAACAATCGGAATCATCGGTGGAACGGGCAGCGGGAAGAGTACGCTGATTCAATTGATTCCAAGATTGTATGATACAACTGAAGGTGAAGTGTATGTTTCGGGACGTAATGTAAAAGAATACGATCTCGTTACTTTACGGGATCAAATTGCAATGGTTCTGCAAAAAAATGTGCTGTTTTCGGGTACCATTAGTGAAAATTTACGATGGGGTGACCAAACAGCATCTGATGAAGAAATAAAGCGCGTTGCTGAGTTAGCGCAAGCAGATAGTTTTGTTGAAGCATTTCCAGATGGTTATGAAACGCAACTGGATCAAGGAGGAACGAACGTATCTGGCGGCCAAAAACAAAGATTAACGATTGCCAGAGCATTGTTGAAGAAACCAAGGATTTTAATTTTAGACGATTCAACAAGTGCAGTTGATACAAAAACCGATGCGTATATCCGACGTTCATTCTCGCAAGAGATTCCAAATACAACAAAAATTATTGTTGCGCAGCGTATTTCTTCCATTCAAGATTCAGATCGAATTATTGTATTAAATGAAGGGAAAATTGATGGAATTGGAACGCATGAAGAATTGTTAGGAAATAATGCGATTTATAAAGAAGTATATGAATCTCAAGTAAAAGGAGGGACAATCATTGAAGAATAA
- a CDS encoding type IV pilus modification PilV family protein, whose translation MKYNYGKSPITITKDESGMTLVEVLASIVLISLIVTTFLSFFIQASKTNNQTKDVNFATFIAQAELEELNQYTKIEDIDLDENGEIVKTSPENDFTIRVKITKLPDINLYNAFVTVRKGEKTYAQMETYLTLEKQDAGD comes from the coding sequence ATGAAATATAATTATGGAAAATCTCCTATAACTATTACCAAAGATGAGTCAGGAATGACATTGGTCGAAGTACTGGCTTCTATTGTTTTAATCTCATTGATTGTAACCACATTCCTATCCTTTTTTATTCAAGCATCAAAGACAAATAATCAAACGAAGGATGTTAATTTTGCAACTTTTATTGCACAGGCTGAACTAGAAGAGCTCAATCAATATACAAAAATTGAAGACATTGATCTGGATGAAAACGGCGAAATTGTAAAAACAAGTCCAGAGAACGACTTTACAATTAGAGTAAAGATAACGAAATTACCAGATATTAATCTTTACAACGCATTTGTAACTGTAAGGAAGGGAGAGAAAACCTATGCGCAGATGGAAACCTATCTCACGCTTGAGAAGCAAGATGCTGGAGATTGA
- a CDS encoding GGDEF domain-containing protein encodes MFANIIANIAVIMIPIYLYYRINSGVSDKEFFTRKEFFLFILVETILGIALLELSIFFMGAYLDFRPLLFSISMIYLGWKITIPSMLLVEIVYLYFTMDKNPLIGVLGCLFLALSMCAIKKIAEKKFQSYGQLIALVTFNLIITAISSYFFLQNLDQTFLFYLIISIFGYAMITALYFMMDDLRILRERTDYDYLTHLLNVRKFKERLNKLENNRQTDMSVAVLDIDWFKSYNDRYGHDAGDKILWGIAQVFSAYSTNNTTIYRIGGEEFAIIITGLSLKEAELAVADIMDNVVNRPIPINRHHTISVTLSVGLAYAREDESFHKVWKRADSAMYKAKNNGRDQLYVSDRNNDKYVNPDDIMSTQEINS; translated from the coding sequence ATGTTCGCTAATATCATTGCTAATATCGCTGTTATCATGATTCCAATATATCTCTATTATCGTATAAATAGCGGAGTGTCGGATAAAGAATTTTTTACTAGAAAAGAATTTTTTCTGTTTATACTAGTAGAGACGATTCTCGGCATCGCGCTATTAGAATTATCGATCTTTTTTATGGGAGCATATCTTGATTTTCGACCTTTGCTTTTTAGTATCTCCATGATATACCTAGGCTGGAAGATTACCATTCCAAGCATGCTGCTAGTTGAAATTGTTTATCTCTATTTTACGATGGACAAAAATCCTCTGATAGGAGTACTTGGCTGCCTTTTTCTTGCTCTATCGATGTGCGCAATCAAAAAGATAGCTGAAAAGAAATTCCAATCATATGGTCAATTAATAGCTTTAGTTACCTTTAATTTAATAATCACAGCTATAAGTAGCTACTTCTTTCTACAAAATTTGGATCAAACATTCTTATTTTATCTTATCATCTCCATTTTTGGTTATGCGATGATAACTGCTTTATATTTTATGATGGATGATTTACGGATTTTGCGTGAAAGAACAGATTATGATTATCTAACACATTTGTTAAATGTACGAAAATTTAAGGAACGGCTAAATAAATTGGAAAACAATCGTCAAACGGATATGAGCGTAGCTGTATTGGATATTGATTGGTTTAAATCATACAACGATCGGTACGGACACGATGCTGGCGATAAAATCCTATGGGGGATTGCCCAAGTTTTTTCTGCTTATTCGACAAATAATACAACTATATATCGTATTGGTGGAGAAGAATTTGCGATTATTATAACAGGTCTATCCCTGAAAGAAGCAGAATTAGCTGTTGCGGATATAATGGACAACGTTGTCAATCGGCCGATTCCAATCAATCGGCACCATACCATTTCTGTTACCCTTTCAGTGGGATTGGCCTATGCACGGGAGGACGAGAGTTTTCATAAAGTATGGAAACGAGCTGATAGTGCCATGTATAAAGCGAAGAATAATGGACGCGATCAGTTGTATGTCAGCGATAGAAATAATGATAAATATGTGAACCCCGATGATATCATGTCAACGCAGGAAATTAACTCCTAA
- a CDS encoding MarR family winged helix-turn-helix transcriptional regulator produces MNSKLSDDYIHACMSAKRTTQFLPEPPAELQKRHVHIIKICHDLSLKLDEVRVSDVAVAINVTLPSITRNITTLEKNGYLRKEENSKDKRVVNIVLTDKGLALYKKDVHDFHKRNTELLAEIPEEDIQITIKTIHKIYHLMEQEYI; encoded by the coding sequence ATGAATAGTAAACTGTCGGATGACTATATTCATGCTTGCATGAGCGCAAAACGTACGACACAATTTTTACCTGAACCGCCCGCTGAATTACAAAAAAGACATGTGCATATCATTAAAATTTGCCATGATTTATCACTCAAACTAGATGAAGTAAGAGTGAGCGATGTTGCTGTAGCAATCAATGTGACACTCCCAAGTATTACAAGAAATATAACTACTTTGGAAAAAAATGGGTATTTACGAAAAGAAGAAAACAGCAAAGATAAGCGAGTAGTAAATATTGTATTAACTGATAAAGGACTGGCTTTATACAAAAAAGATGTCCATGACTTCCATAAAAGAAATACTGAGCTGCTGGCAGAAATTCCCGAAGAGGATATTCAAATCACAATAAAAACAATCCACAAAATTTATCATTTGATGGAACAAGAATATATATAG
- a CDS encoding ABC transporter ATP-binding protein, with protein sequence MSKATVSPLKILKRILSYATKEYKLRLIVVVVSILISAGTNAIGISFTKVLIDDYIAPLVLQENPDFSNLARVIGLMAGLYLTGALFTYVYNRSMVTVAQGILKDIRDEMFEHMETLPIRYFDSNATGDIMSHYTNDIDTLRQMISQSVPQTFSSFIMILSIVIAMFIINVPMTLFVLVMVGLMVYVIRFLGSRSGRYFSIQQSALGALNGYVEEMIEGQKVVKVFNHEDEAIADFDKLNEDLRENATKANTYANILMPIMGNIGNFTYLLTAVVGSIFSITGVTALTIGSIASFVQFTKSITMPVSQISQQFNAIVLSLAGAQRIFQLLDEEPEEDTGTIELVNIKKNLDGEIEEVSERTGHWAWKKTSDSAINYIELTGDVRFKDVTFGYNENKTVLHSISLFAKPGQKIAFVGATGAGKTTITNLINRFYDIQQGMITYDGLDIKDIKKDDLRKSLGIVLQDTHLFSGTIKENIRYGRLDATDEEVEAAAKLANADFFIKQLPHGYDTELTGDGGSLSQGQRQLLAIARAAVANPPVLILDEATSSIDTRTEAIVQRGMDALMEGRTVFVIAHRLSTIRNSDAIMVMEQGRIIERGNHDELIDQKGEYYQLYTGAFEMS encoded by the coding sequence ATGAGTAAAGCAACCGTAAGTCCCTTGAAAATATTAAAAAGAATCCTTTCTTATGCAACAAAAGAATACAAGTTACGTCTAATCGTTGTTGTTGTCAGTATTTTAATCAGTGCAGGAACAAATGCAATTGGAATCAGTTTTACAAAAGTATTGATTGATGATTATATTGCTCCGTTAGTTTTACAAGAAAATCCTGATTTTTCTAACTTAGCTCGTGTAATTGGGTTGATGGCAGGATTGTATTTAACCGGAGCACTGTTCACCTATGTTTATAATCGTTCCATGGTTACAGTAGCGCAAGGCATATTGAAAGATATTCGTGACGAAATGTTTGAACATATGGAAACTTTACCGATACGCTATTTTGATAGCAATGCTACCGGAGATATCATGAGTCACTATACCAATGATATCGATACATTGAGACAGATGATCAGTCAGTCTGTTCCGCAGACTTTCTCTTCCTTTATTATGATTCTATCTATTGTAATTGCGATGTTTATTATTAATGTTCCAATGACTCTATTTGTTTTAGTGATGGTTGGATTGATGGTCTATGTGATTCGTTTCTTAGGAAGCAGGAGTGGTCGCTACTTCTCTATTCAACAATCTGCATTGGGAGCTTTAAATGGATATGTAGAGGAAATGATTGAAGGACAAAAGGTTGTTAAAGTATTTAATCATGAAGATGAAGCAATTGCTGATTTTGATAAGTTGAATGAGGATTTAAGGGAGAATGCAACAAAAGCAAATACTTATGCAAATATATTAATGCCAATTATGGGGAATATCGGAAACTTTACTTATCTATTAACAGCAGTAGTGGGTTCAATTTTTTCTATTACAGGCGTTACGGCATTGACAATTGGTAGTATTGCTTCTTTCGTACAGTTCACCAAGAGTATCACGATGCCCGTTTCTCAGATTTCGCAACAATTTAATGCGATCGTTCTTTCGCTGGCAGGAGCACAACGGATTTTCCAACTATTGGATGAAGAACCAGAAGAAGACACGGGAACGATTGAATTGGTGAATATAAAGAAAAATCTTGATGGTGAAATTGAAGAAGTAAGTGAACGGACAGGACATTGGGCTTGGAAAAAGACTTCGGACAGTGCTATTAACTATATAGAACTGACTGGAGATGTTCGCTTTAAAGATGTGACATTTGGTTATAATGAGAACAAAACAGTTCTCCATAGCATTAGCTTGTTTGCTAAACCAGGGCAAAAAATCGCCTTCGTTGGAGCAACAGGCGCTGGAAAAACAACCATCACGAACTTGATTAATCGTTTTTATGATATTCAACAAGGAATGATTACTTATGATGGGCTTGATATCAAGGATATCAAAAAAGATGATTTAAGAAAATCACTTGGGATTGTCTTACAAGATACGCATTTGTTTTCAGGAACAATTAAAGAAAATATTCGATACGGAAGATTGGATGCAACGGATGAAGAAGTTGAAGCAGCGGCAAAATTAGCAAATGCAGACTTTTTTATCAAGCAATTACCACACGGCTATGATACAGAATTGACCGGAGATGGCGGGTCGCTATCACAAGGACAACGCCAATTGTTAGCAATTGCCAGAGCAGCTGTCGCAAATCCTCCTGTATTGATTCTGGATGAAGCTACTTCAAGTATCGATACAAGAACAGAGGCAATTGTTCAACGCGGGATGGATGCATTGATGGAAGGACGAACGGTATTCGTTATTGCTCACCGACTGTCCACCATCCGAAATTCAGATGCAATCATGGTAATGGAACAAGGTAGAATTATTGAAAGAGGAAATCATGATGAACTGATTGATCAAAAAGGAGAGTACTATCAATTATATACCGGTGCGTTTGAAATGAGTTAA